From a single Adhaeribacter swui genomic region:
- a CDS encoding sugar phosphate isomerase/epimerase family protein: MQNRRNFLRASGALMLGGLGSLMLPGCNTKDAKTTSETDSTDSTATANTSQNTPAAAIPAAGLQLYTVRELLDKDLKGTLQKIADIGYKNMEAAAGAKGHYYGLKPKEFASMLDGMGMKVRSNHVLVGGQAKEEAPLPDSLQTLNNNMQQLVDMAAEAGQSYLVCAFLFPSERKTIDQYKKYAELFNKTGEACKKAGLTFAYHNHDFEFQKIDNQVPYDILLNETDKDLVKMELDLYWAEKSGNDPVALFQKHQGRFPLWHVKDMDNTDKKFFTEVGNGTIDFKPIFEAAQTAGMEYYFVEQDVTPGNPIDSITTSFKNLPKFLPA; this comes from the coding sequence ATGCAAAATAGAAGAAATTTTTTGAGAGCTTCCGGTGCCCTAATGTTGGGCGGTTTGGGAAGTTTAATGCTCCCGGGTTGCAATACCAAAGATGCCAAAACTACTTCCGAAACGGACTCTACCGATAGTACGGCTACCGCAAACACCAGTCAAAATACCCCGGCGGCCGCTATACCGGCGGCTGGCTTGCAATTATACACCGTGCGCGAATTACTAGATAAAGACCTGAAAGGTACTTTGCAAAAAATAGCCGACATCGGGTATAAAAACATGGAAGCGGCGGCCGGCGCCAAAGGCCATTATTATGGCTTAAAACCCAAAGAATTTGCGTCGATGCTGGACGGCATGGGCATGAAAGTGCGGAGCAACCACGTATTGGTAGGTGGCCAAGCTAAAGAAGAAGCGCCTTTGCCGGATAGCTTGCAAACGTTAAATAACAACATGCAGCAGCTCGTAGACATGGCCGCTGAAGCTGGGCAAAGTTATTTGGTTTGTGCCTTTTTGTTCCCGAGCGAGCGCAAAACCATCGACCAGTATAAAAAATACGCGGAGTTGTTTAACAAAACCGGCGAAGCTTGTAAAAAAGCCGGACTCACTTTCGCTTACCACAACCATGATTTTGAATTCCAGAAAATAGACAACCAAGTGCCTTACGACATTCTGTTAAACGAAACGGATAAAGATTTAGTGAAAATGGAGCTGGACTTGTACTGGGCCGAAAAATCCGGTAACGATCCAGTTGCCTTGTTCCAGAAACACCAAGGCAGGTTCCCGCTGTGGCACGTAAAAGACATGGATAATACCGATAAAAAGTTCTTTACCGAAGTAGGCAACGGTACCATTGATTTTAAACCTATTTTTGAAGCGGCTCAAACCGCCGGTATGGAGTATTATTTTGTGGAGCAAGATGTTACCCCGGGCAATCCCATCGATAGCATTACTACCAGTTTCAAGAACTTGCCTAAGTTTTTACCGGCTTAG
- a CDS encoding ThuA domain-containing protein — protein sequence MRIFTKYLFFVLIIGFLLPIGLSAKPAINWKNVTILIYTKNGKGYVHDNIPSAVAALQLMAKQQGFKVEVSDDPAVFTPENLKKFTLLLFPSTNNDVFNTPEQRLAFRRYMQSGGGFVGLHSVIGTERNWTWFKQMLGGSFVWHPKFQNLKIQVIDPTHPSAQGLPKVWEKQDECYFMKDLYPGARAFMAHDLTVLDRTDAAESEKIKNTAGPYTTLYPAAWYQTFDGGHVWITALGHAKTDYQDPTYLRHIWQGIQYVAGQVKKLTSSNAYANSYDEPVRY from the coding sequence ATGCGCATTTTTACGAAATACTTATTTTTTGTTCTGATTATCGGATTTTTGTTGCCCATCGGTCTTTCGGCTAAGCCGGCCATTAACTGGAAGAATGTAACTATTTTGATCTACACCAAAAACGGGAAAGGCTACGTGCACGATAATATTCCGTCGGCGGTAGCGGCCTTGCAATTAATGGCCAAGCAGCAAGGTTTTAAAGTAGAAGTATCCGACGATCCGGCGGTGTTTACGCCCGAAAATTTAAAAAAATTTACCTTACTGTTGTTCCCCAGCACTAACAACGATGTTTTTAATACGCCCGAGCAACGCCTGGCTTTTAGACGCTACATGCAGTCGGGGGGTGGTTTCGTGGGCTTGCACTCCGTAATTGGTACCGAACGTAACTGGACCTGGTTTAAGCAAATGCTGGGCGGCAGCTTTGTATGGCACCCAAAATTTCAAAATTTAAAAATTCAAGTGATTGATCCGACCCACCCCAGTGCACAGGGTTTGCCTAAAGTTTGGGAGAAACAAGATGAGTGCTATTTTATGAAAGATTTATACCCCGGCGCGCGCGCCTTTATGGCCCACGATTTAACGGTTCTGGACAGAACGGATGCTGCCGAAAGCGAAAAAATTAAAAATACCGCCGGCCCATATACCACATTGTACCCCGCGGCCTGGTACCAAACCTTCGATGGTGGCCACGTCTGGATAACTGCCCTGGGACACGCCAAAACCGATTACCAGGACCCCACTTACTTACGCCACATTTGGCAAGGAATCCAGTACGTAGCCGGTCAGGTAAAAAAACTAACGTCTAGCAACGCCTACGCCAACTCTTACGACGAACCTGTACGGTATTAA
- a CDS encoding Gfo/Idh/MocA family protein → MATNDFSELSRRSFLKKALTGTVATSLAGIGFPTIVPASVLGKNAPSNQINIGAIGTGRISRGHDMPGIWKHNQARIMAVCDLDQKRANEAKQLVNEYYSKKNKQPYDGVKVYFDHQELLQNKDIDAVVISTPDHQHAYIGIHAVEAGKDVYLQKPASLTIAEGRALSNAVHRTGRILQIGSQQRSSAQFRYAAELVRNGRIGQLKTVQVGLPGDPAGDEEPEMPIPKNLNYDAWLGSTPYVYYTEKRVHPQNDYSRPGWLRCEQFGAGMITGWGSHHVDCAHWAMDTEYTGPIEVWGKAEYPAKGLWDVHGIFRTEALYDNGMKMIVSNELPNGIRYEGTEGWIFVTRGDYAATASDPVAKKSGTKALEASNPKLLTSKIGPEEIHLYESSDHHGNWLESVKSRKPPIAPVEVGHRSCSTCLIHQIAMKLKRKVYWDPAKEKFKNDDEANSMLSRSQRYPYLVG, encoded by the coding sequence ATGGCAACGAATGATTTTTCTGAATTATCGCGGCGCAGCTTTTTAAAAAAAGCGCTCACCGGAACAGTAGCTACTTCCCTGGCCGGAATCGGATTTCCGACGATTGTGCCCGCCTCGGTGTTGGGTAAAAACGCGCCGAGCAACCAGATAAACATAGGTGCCATTGGTACCGGCCGCATTTCGCGTGGCCACGATATGCCTGGTATCTGGAAACACAATCAAGCCCGCATCATGGCCGTTTGTGATCTGGACCAAAAACGCGCCAATGAAGCCAAACAACTCGTAAACGAATATTACAGCAAGAAAAACAAGCAGCCCTACGATGGCGTAAAAGTATACTTCGATCACCAGGAATTATTGCAAAACAAAGACATAGACGCGGTAGTTATCAGCACCCCCGATCACCAGCACGCCTACATTGGTATCCACGCGGTAGAAGCAGGCAAAGACGTATACCTGCAAAAACCAGCTTCCCTCACCATTGCCGAAGGGCGGGCATTAAGTAATGCGGTGCACCGCACCGGCCGTATTTTACAGATTGGAAGCCAGCAACGCTCTTCAGCGCAGTTCCGGTACGCTGCCGAACTGGTGCGAAATGGCCGCATTGGTCAGTTAAAAACCGTACAGGTAGGTTTGCCCGGCGACCCGGCCGGCGACGAAGAACCAGAAATGCCAATCCCGAAAAATTTAAATTATGATGCCTGGCTGGGTTCCACGCCGTACGTGTATTACACCGAAAAGCGTGTGCATCCGCAAAACGATTACAGCCGGCCGGGTTGGTTGCGCTGCGAACAGTTTGGTGCCGGCATGATCACCGGTTGGGGCTCGCACCACGTCGATTGCGCCCATTGGGCCATGGATACCGAATACACTGGGCCTATTGAAGTATGGGGAAAGGCAGAATACCCGGCCAAAGGTTTGTGGGATGTGCATGGGATTTTCCGGACGGAAGCCCTGTATGACAATGGCATGAAAATGATTGTAAGTAATGAATTGCCCAACGGCATTCGTTACGAAGGTACGGAAGGTTGGATCTTTGTGACCCGGGGCGATTACGCCGCCACGGCCAGTGACCCGGTAGCCAAAAAATCCGGCACCAAAGCCTTAGAAGCGAGTAATCCCAAATTGCTGACCTCAAAGATTGGTCCGGAAGAAATTCATTTATACGAAAGTTCGGATCACCACGGCAACTGGCTGGAGTCGGTTAAATCGCGTAAGCCCCCGATTGCACCCGTGGAAGTGGGCCACCGTTCCTGTTCTACCTGCCTTATTCACCAGATTGCGATGAAGCTGAAACGCAAGGTGTATTGGGACCCCGCCAAAGAAAAATTTAAAAATGACGACGAAGCCAACAGCATGCTGTCCAGGTCGCAACGTTACCCATATTTAGTGGGGTAA
- a CDS encoding putative oxidoreductase C-terminal domain-containing protein translates to MKKLFFPALPVLLISTLISCSNNKKETNTENKNETEANTTATTTGQIKLMTLDPGHFHAALVQKSMYPNVDPLVHVFAPAGQDVDEHLKRISQYNARAESPTQWQEDVYTGPDFLQKMLTTKPGNMVVMSGNNQKKTEYIKAAVDAGLNVLADKPMAITTQNFDLLKEAFASAEKNKVMLYDIMTERYEITTMLQREFSKLPEVFGTLQKGTAADPAITKESVHHFFKYVSGSPLKRPAWFFDVTQQGEGIVDVTTHLVDLVQWEAYPEQVIDYAKDVKLTSARHWQTKLTPKQFKTVTQLDSYPDFLKKDVLNDSLLGVYANGEINYQLKGTHAKVSVIWNFEAPEGAGDTHFSIMKGTKANLIIRQGKEQNYKPVLYIEPVAGADLKTFEETLKTGLATVQTTFPGVTVEKTGNIWTVTAPEKYHNGHEAHFGQVTEKYLEFLSTGKMPKWEVPNMLAKYYTTTKALELARKKK, encoded by the coding sequence ATGAAAAAACTCTTTTTCCCCGCCTTACCTGTTTTACTAATCAGCACTTTGATTAGCTGTTCTAACAACAAAAAAGAAACCAATACGGAAAATAAAAACGAAACAGAAGCTAATACCACCGCCACTACTACCGGTCAGATTAAGTTAATGACCTTGGATCCGGGGCATTTTCACGCGGCTTTAGTGCAAAAGTCCATGTACCCCAACGTAGATCCTTTGGTGCACGTGTTTGCGCCGGCCGGACAGGACGTGGACGAACATCTTAAACGAATCAGCCAGTATAATGCCCGCGCCGAAAGTCCTACCCAGTGGCAGGAAGATGTGTATACCGGTCCGGATTTCTTGCAGAAAATGCTGACGACCAAACCCGGCAACATGGTAGTAATGTCGGGCAATAACCAGAAAAAAACGGAATACATTAAAGCCGCCGTGGATGCGGGCCTAAATGTTTTGGCCGATAAACCCATGGCCATTACCACGCAAAACTTTGATTTATTAAAAGAAGCGTTTGCCTCGGCGGAAAAAAATAAAGTAATGCTATACGACATCATGACGGAGCGTTACGAGATTACCACCATGTTGCAACGCGAGTTCTCGAAACTGCCCGAGGTATTTGGTACCCTGCAAAAAGGAACGGCAGCGGATCCGGCTATTACCAAAGAAAGCGTACATCACTTTTTTAAATACGTATCCGGTTCGCCTTTAAAACGACCAGCCTGGTTTTTTGATGTAACGCAGCAGGGCGAAGGCATTGTGGACGTAACTACCCACCTGGTAGATTTAGTGCAATGGGAAGCTTACCCCGAGCAGGTTATTGATTATGCCAAGGATGTAAAACTAACCAGCGCCCGCCACTGGCAAACCAAACTCACCCCTAAACAATTTAAAACCGTAACGCAACTTGATTCTTATCCGGATTTTTTAAAAAAAGACGTGCTAAATGATTCTTTATTGGGCGTATACGCGAACGGCGAAATCAATTACCAACTAAAAGGCACACACGCCAAAGTATCGGTCATCTGGAATTTTGAAGCCCCGGAAGGTGCCGGTGATACCCACTTCTCCATCATGAAAGGCACCAAGGCCAACTTAATTATCCGGCAGGGCAAAGAGCAAAACTACAAACCGGTATTGTACATCGAACCCGTGGCCGGCGCTGATTTAAAAACTTTTGAAGAAACCTTAAAGACCGGCTTGGCCACGGTCCAAACTACTTTCCCGGGCGTAACCGTCGAAAAAACCGGCAACATCTGGACCGTTACGGCTCCCGAAAAATACCACAACGGCCACGAAGCCCATTTTGGTCAGGTTACCGAAAAGTACCTGGAGTTTTTATCCACGGGTAAAATGCCGAAGTGGGAGGTGCCCAATATGCTGGCGAAATACTACACTACCACCAAAGCCCTGGAGCTAGCCCGTAAGAAAAAGTAA
- a CDS encoding cytochrome-c peroxidase — MKQLYFLYLFCGLLAVACSSPSGGKNEEVPEPQPTPYTLSFSERFQPPTIPADNPLTEEGVLLGRRLFYEKKLSGDNTISCGSCHQQKLAFTDGKALSTGINGQSTTRSSMSLVNLAWNKTFNWAGEVNSLEAQARIPIENPLEMHQNLDEAVSELQNTGTYPNLFKKAFGTSTITSDLMLKALAQFTRTLVSTNSRYDKFRAGQANLTVEELEGMQLFITHPDPSRNLRGGNCGDCHGSDFFTLQQFHNNGLDETFADKGRGVVTDKATDDGKFKAPSLRNIAVTAPYMHDGRFKTLEEVLDHYNDHINNASPNLDPLIIEASNQVRGKSLLLTPEEKTKIIKFLHTLTDESFLQDEQFSEITTP; from the coding sequence GTGAAGCAACTTTACTTTTTATATTTATTCTGTGGGTTATTAGCGGTTGCTTGTTCTTCGCCGAGCGGCGGCAAAAACGAAGAAGTACCCGAACCGCAGCCCACGCCTTACACGCTTTCTTTTTCCGAACGCTTTCAGCCGCCTACCATTCCGGCCGATAATCCTTTAACCGAAGAAGGGGTTCTGTTGGGTCGGCGGTTGTTTTACGAGAAGAAACTATCCGGCGATAACACCATTTCCTGCGGCAGTTGCCACCAGCAAAAACTAGCCTTTACCGACGGCAAAGCCCTGAGTACCGGCATTAACGGCCAAAGCACTACCCGGAGCTCCATGAGCTTGGTAAATCTGGCTTGGAACAAAACTTTTAACTGGGCTGGCGAAGTTAATTCTTTAGAAGCGCAAGCCCGCATTCCCATTGAGAACCCTCTGGAAATGCACCAGAACCTGGACGAAGCCGTTAGCGAACTTCAGAATACCGGCACGTACCCTAACCTTTTTAAGAAAGCCTTTGGCACCAGCACCATTACCTCGGATTTAATGCTGAAAGCCCTGGCCCAGTTTACCCGCACCCTGGTTTCTACTAATTCCCGCTACGACAAATTCCGGGCCGGACAAGCCAACTTAACCGTGGAAGAACTAGAAGGCATGCAGTTGTTTATCACGCACCCCGACCCGAGTCGGAATTTGCGCGGTGGGAATTGCGGCGATTGCCACGGCAGCGATTTTTTTACCTTACAGCAATTCCACAACAACGGCTTAGACGAAACTTTTGCCGATAAAGGTCGGGGTGTCGTAACCGACAAAGCTACCGACGACGGTAAGTTTAAAGCGCCCTCCTTACGCAACATTGCCGTTACCGCCCCTTACATGCACGACGGCCGGTTCAAAACCCTGGAAGAAGTACTGGATCATTACAACGACCACATCAACAATGCCAGCCCCAACCTGGATCCTTTAATCATAGAAGCGTCGAACCAGGTAAGAGGTAAATCGTTGTTGCTTACTCCCGAAGAAAAAACGAAAATTATTAAGTTTCTGCATACGCTTACCGATGAATCGTTTTTGCAGGACGAGCAGTTCTCGGAAATCACGACTCCTTAA
- a CDS encoding MbnP family protein — MKSLFLKYILVIFSFAVLFTACKKDPEPGTTPITTGKVTLEFDHVVGDQALALNPQQYTNANGDQFQITTFKYYISNIVLTKADGTSYKQPESYYLVDEEEPDSKLITLEEVPSGEYTGLTFTVGVDSVRNVSGAQTGALDTALGMFWSWNTGYIFLKLEGYSPQSEKGGLTFHIGGFKAPNNTIRTISPNLNGSKMLVAAGKAPQVHLKVNVLEMFQSPHLIKFADLSSTMGGPASVTIADNYRDMFQVDHIHN; from the coding sequence ATGAAATCTTTATTCTTGAAATATATTCTTGTTATTTTTTCTTTCGCTGTTTTGTTTACCGCTTGTAAAAAAGATCCCGAACCCGGAACCACTCCCATTACCACGGGCAAAGTAACTCTGGAGTTTGACCACGTAGTCGGTGACCAAGCGTTAGCCTTAAATCCACAGCAATACACCAATGCCAACGGCGATCAGTTTCAGATAACTACCTTTAAATACTACATCAGTAATATTGTATTAACCAAAGCCGATGGCACCAGCTACAAGCAACCCGAAAGCTATTACCTGGTAGACGAGGAAGAACCAGATTCCAAGCTGATTACCCTGGAAGAGGTACCGTCGGGCGAGTACACGGGTTTAACTTTTACGGTGGGTGTGGATAGCGTACGCAATGTGTCGGGGGCACAAACCGGCGCCTTAGACACCGCCTTAGGCATGTTCTGGAGCTGGAATACCGGTTATATTTTCCTGAAGCTGGAAGGTTACTCACCCCAGTCCGAGAAAGGCGGTTTAACTTTTCACATTGGCGGCTTTAAAGCACCGAACAACACCATCCGCACCATTTCGCCTAATTTAAACGGGAGTAAAATGCTGGTAGCGGCTGGTAAAGCGCCGCAGGTACATTTAAAAGTAAACGTGCTGGAGATGTTTCAGTCGCCGCATCTAATCAAGTTTGCTGATTTAAGCTCTACCATGGGTGGGCCGGCTTCGGTAACCATTGCGGATAATTACCGCGACATGTTCCAGGTGGACCATATCCATAATTAA
- a CDS encoding cytochrome-c peroxidase, whose amino-acid sequence MFGFWLLNRKYGLILAAIFLNFLAGCYPDPEVPTAVDLQKNPAHFPEPVYLFTDNEPSQAGFELGRQLFYDPLLSRDGTVSCGTCHKQFAGFADLDHTVSHGIQDQLGTRNTPSLANLRWDKSFFWDGGVTHLELVPLAPITNPVEMGESLSNVVRKLNRSPQYVKFFKKVFHQDSINSQQLFRAMAQFMGQFVSASAPYDQYVQGKTNALTATQVQGLAVFNSKCASCHTPGLFTDLSFRNNGLDADFKKDAGRQIITQLVADAGKFKVPSLRNVAVSAPYMHDGRFRTLAQVLDHYSQGVKKSTTLDPVLANAQPGIPLSPEEKQQLLSFLDALTDKKFITDPRFADPF is encoded by the coding sequence ATGTTTGGTTTTTGGCTGCTAAACAGAAAGTATGGGCTGATTCTGGCGGCTATTTTTTTAAATTTTTTGGCCGGTTGCTACCCCGATCCGGAGGTACCCACAGCCGTTGACTTACAGAAAAACCCGGCCCACTTTCCCGAACCCGTTTACCTGTTCACCGATAACGAACCAAGCCAAGCCGGTTTTGAGCTGGGGCGCCAGTTGTTTTACGATCCGCTGCTTTCCCGGGATGGTACGGTATCATGTGGTACCTGCCATAAACAATTTGCCGGCTTTGCGGATTTAGATCATACGGTGAGCCACGGCATACAAGACCAATTAGGAACGCGCAACACGCCGAGTTTAGCTAATCTGCGTTGGGATAAATCATTTTTTTGGGATGGAGGAGTTACGCACCTGGAACTGGTACCATTGGCACCCATAACAAATCCTGTGGAAATGGGCGAAAGCTTGAGTAACGTAGTCCGGAAACTGAACCGCAGCCCGCAATATGTGAAATTTTTTAAAAAAGTTTTCCATCAGGATAGCATTAACAGCCAGCAATTGTTCCGGGCCATGGCGCAATTTATGGGTCAGTTCGTATCGGCTTCGGCGCCTTACGACCAGTACGTGCAGGGCAAAACCAACGCCTTAACGGCTACCCAAGTTCAGGGTTTAGCGGTGTTTAACAGCAAGTGCGCGAGTTGCCATACGCCGGGTTTATTTACCGACTTGTCATTCCGCAACAACGGCTTAGATGCAGATTTTAAAAAAGATGCGGGCCGGCAGATTATTACGCAATTGGTGGCAGATGCGGGTAAGTTTAAAGTGCCCAGCTTGCGCAATGTAGCCGTGAGCGCGCCTTACATGCACGATGGCCGGTTCCGTACGCTGGCCCAGGTGCTCGATCATTACAGCCAGGGTGTTAAAAAATCGACTACCCTTGACCCGGTATTAGCGAATGCGCAACCGGGTATTCCCTTGTCTCCGGAAGAAAAACAACAGCTTTTAAGTTTTCTAGACGCTTTAACCGACAAAAAGTTTATCACCGATCCGCGCTTTGCCGATCCTTTTTAA
- a CDS encoding SCO family protein, whose protein sequence is MHLVHTNFLKFLLSRASFVLLLGLLFSCSQTDNTSKKLPILGEREATQKVVNGQTVNDTLYHQIPDFTFINQDSQQVTSKTLAGKIYVSDFFFTTCPSICPKMKSQMLRVYEKFKNNDQVVLLSHTIDPEHDSVAVLRDYAERLGVSSNKWQFVTGAKDSIYDIAAKYMVSAMEDEKEPGGIVHSGAFILVDTNRHVRGIYHGTVPEQVDQLIQDIPLLLAEESQHAKN, encoded by the coding sequence ATGCACCTAGTACATACCAATTTTTTAAAATTTTTACTTTCCCGGGCTAGCTTTGTTTTGCTGCTGGGTTTACTTTTTAGCTGTTCTCAAACGGATAATACTTCCAAAAAATTACCAATTCTGGGCGAAAGAGAAGCCACTCAAAAAGTAGTAAACGGCCAAACTGTAAATGACACCTTATATCATCAAATTCCGGATTTTACTTTTATCAATCAGGATAGCCAGCAAGTAACCAGTAAAACATTGGCTGGTAAAATCTACGTTTCGGATTTCTTTTTTACTACTTGCCCAAGCATTTGCCCCAAGATGAAAAGCCAAATGCTGCGGGTTTACGAAAAATTTAAAAATAACGATCAAGTAGTGCTGTTATCGCATACCATTGATCCGGAGCACGACTCGGTGGCGGTGCTCCGGGACTACGCGGAGCGTTTGGGCGTAAGCAGCAATAAATGGCAGTTCGTGACCGGGGCGAAAGACAGTATTTACGATATAGCGGCCAAGTACATGGTTTCGGCGATGGAAGATGAAAAAGAGCCGGGTGGGATTGTGCACAGCGGGGCCTTTATTCTGGTAGATACTAACCGGCACGTGCGGGGCATTTACCACGGTACCGTTCCGGAACAAGTAGATCAATTAATACAAGATATCCCACTATTATTAGCCGAAGAGTCGCAGCATGCAAAAAATTAA
- a CDS encoding c-type cytochrome, whose protein sequence is MPFFWLRCAPADSDSGKQLYVQHCESCHMPDGNGLRRLIPPLTNSDYLVKHRQELPCLIQHGTAEAMVVNGQQYQQKMPGAEDLTPDQITNLLNFVQTNFGNNNERFTIPEVAELLDACAAHDH, encoded by the coding sequence GTGCCATTTTTCTGGTTACGTTGTGCCCCCGCTGATTCGGATAGCGGGAAACAATTATATGTGCAACATTGCGAAAGCTGCCATATGCCGGATGGAAACGGTTTACGACGACTGATTCCGCCATTAACTAATTCGGATTATTTAGTAAAACATCGTCAAGAATTGCCGTGTTTGATCCAACACGGTACGGCGGAGGCGATGGTTGTAAATGGCCAGCAATACCAGCAGAAAATGCCTGGCGCTGAAGATTTAACTCCCGACCAAATAACGAACCTGTTGAATTTTGTGCAAACTAACTTTGGCAACAACAACGAACGTTTTACTATTCCGGAAGTAGCGGAGTTGCTAGACGCTTGTGCCGCGCACGATCATTAG
- a CDS encoding sodium/sugar symporter, with product MKSIDYIVFLVYFIIVSGYGYWIYRKNRTGQADSKDYFLAEGSLTWWAIGASLIASNISAEQFIGTSGSAFALGLAISTYEWMAAATLVVVAVFFIPIYLKNRIYTMPQFLSQRYNDAVSTIMAVFWLLVYVFVNLSSILYLGALAVQTVSGIDFYYCMYGLAIFAIFITLGGMKVIGYTDVIQVFVLVLGGLATTYLALDLVATTLGSSGAWEGLGFLRKEAADHFSMIISEGELMIPNGQGGTRDAYMDLPGLSVLIGGMWIVNLNYWGCNQYITQRALGADLKTARSGLLFAAFLKLMMPIIVVLPGIAAYVLFKNGQFQTEMANEAGHVIPDHAYPVLLNLLPAGLKGLSFAALTAAIVASLAGKANSISTIFTLDIYKKFFNRNASETKLVNFGKLVVVGAFVVAILVAPVLRNLDQAFQYIQEYTGFISPGVFAIFALGFFWKRTTAPAALVAAVLTIPLSTFLKFQFPEIPFIDRMGIVFLILVALMVIITLMDPKSKNNPKGLEIDASMFKTSSSFAVGAVLICGILAALYTIFW from the coding sequence ATGAAATCAATTGACTACATCGTTTTTTTGGTGTACTTTATAATTGTATCCGGTTACGGATATTGGATTTATAGAAAAAACCGGACCGGGCAAGCCGACTCAAAAGATTACTTTTTGGCCGAAGGCTCTTTAACCTGGTGGGCCATTGGTGCTTCCTTAATTGCATCTAACATTTCGGCGGAGCAATTTATTGGTACTTCCGGTTCGGCGTTTGCGCTGGGTTTAGCTATATCTACCTACGAATGGATGGCTGCTGCCACCCTGGTAGTTGTGGCAGTTTTCTTTATTCCCATTTACCTTAAAAACCGAATTTATACCATGCCCCAGTTTCTATCGCAGCGCTACAACGACGCGGTAAGTACCATTATGGCGGTATTCTGGTTGTTGGTATACGTTTTCGTAAACTTATCATCCATCCTGTACCTGGGCGCTTTAGCGGTACAAACCGTATCTGGCATTGACTTTTACTACTGTATGTACGGTTTAGCCATTTTTGCGATTTTTATAACCCTGGGCGGCATGAAAGTAATTGGTTATACCGATGTTATTCAGGTATTTGTATTGGTATTGGGTGGTTTAGCCACTACTTACCTGGCCCTGGATTTAGTAGCTACTACGTTAGGCAGCAGCGGCGCCTGGGAAGGTTTGGGCTTTTTGCGCAAAGAAGCCGCCGACCACTTTAGCATGATTATCTCGGAAGGCGAGTTAATGATTCCGAATGGGCAAGGTGGTACCCGCGATGCTTACATGGATTTACCCGGTCTATCGGTATTAATTGGCGGGATGTGGATTGTAAATTTAAATTACTGGGGCTGTAACCAATACATTACCCAACGTGCCTTAGGTGCAGATTTAAAAACAGCCCGAAGCGGTTTGTTGTTCGCAGCGTTCTTAAAATTAATGATGCCGATTATTGTGGTATTGCCCGGTATTGCGGCTTACGTACTCTTCAAAAACGGTCAGTTCCAAACCGAAATGGCGAACGAAGCCGGTCACGTTATTCCGGACCATGCTTACCCCGTTCTATTAAACTTATTACCTGCTGGCTTAAAAGGTTTATCATTTGCGGCTCTTACCGCCGCCATTGTGGCTTCCTTAGCCGGTAAAGCCAACAGTATCTCTACGATCTTCACCTTGGATATTTACAAGAAGTTTTTTAACCGCAATGCTTCCGAAACCAAGCTGGTTAACTTTGGTAAATTAGTAGTGGTTGGAGCTTTTGTGGTAGCTATTCTGGTAGCGCCGGTGTTACGTAATTTAGATCAGGCTTTCCAGTACATTCAGGAATATACCGGCTTTATTTCGCCGGGGGTATTTGCGATTTTTGCCTTAGGTTTCTTCTGGAAACGTACTACTGCACCGGCTGCATTAGTGGCTGCCGTATTAACCATTCCATTATCTACTTTCTTAAAATTCCAATTTCCCGAAATTCCATTTATTGACCGAATGGGCATCGTGTTTTTAATTTTAGTAGCCTTAATGGTAATTATTACGCTAATGGATCCGAAGAGCAAGAACAATCCGAAAGGTCTGGAAATCGATGCTTCCATGTTCAAGACTTCTTCATCTTTTGCGGTGGGGGCTGTGTTAATCTGCGGTATTCTGGCCGCTTTATACACCATCTTCTGGTAA